In Myotis daubentonii chromosome 10, mMyoDau2.1, whole genome shotgun sequence, one genomic interval encodes:
- the LOC132242630 gene encoding large ribosomal subunit protein eL14-like, whose amino-acid sequence MVFRHFVEVGWVAYISFRPHAGKLVMIVDVIDQNRVLDDGPCTQVRRQAMPFKCMQLTDFILKFPHSARLKYVRQAWEKADINTKWTTTRWARKSEAKEKKAKMTNFDRYKVIKEKKMRNRIIKLEVRKFQKATLLKASPKKAPAAKGATAVAAAAAKAPAKKVTTAGKQAPAQKVPAQKPAGQKAAPPKAQTSPKAPAQKAPAAPKASGKKT is encoded by the coding sequence ATGGTGTTCAGGCACTTCGTGGAGGTTGGCTGGGTGGCCTACATCTCCTTCAGGCCTCATGCCGGGAAGCTGGTCATGATTGTAGATGTTATCGATCAGAATAGGGTTTTGGATGATGGACCTTGCACTCAAGTAAGGAGACAGGCTATGCCTTTCAAATGCATGCAGCTCACTGACTTCATCCTTAAGTTCCCACACAGTGCCCGCCTGAAGTATGTTCGACAAGCCTGGGAGAAGGCAGATATCAATACAAAATGGACAACCACAAGATGGGCCAGGAAGAGTGAAgccaaagaaaagaaagccaagaTGACAAATTTTGATCGTtacaaagtaataaaagaaaagaaaatgaggaaccGAATAATCAAGCTTGAAGTTAGGAAGTTTCAAAAGGCAACTCTTCTGAAAGCTTCTCCCAAAAAAGCACCTGCTGCTAAAGGTGCCACTGCAGTTGCAGCAGCTGCTGCAAAGGCTCCAGCAAAAAAGGTGACCACTGCAGGCAAGCAGGCTCCAGCCCAGAAGGTTCCCGCCCAGAAAcctgcaggccagaaggcagcGCCTCCAAAAGCTCAAACGAGTCCAAAAGCCCCAGCCCAGAAAGCACCTGCTGCTCCCAAGGCATCTGGCAAGAAAACATGA